A region of Allocoleopsis franciscana PCC 7113 DNA encodes the following proteins:
- a CDS encoding plasmid replication protein, CyRepA1 family, with the protein MNYLQEWDAAAVDDQLTRLNVIPLNGSCPSDYLLYADALQRRNDGRVSHHILKRYEHTEQGGWWCSGIDLLTGEDDLWGCFKPSVPRRSVNAGKLIKYEHPPLAPTGLFALRVPLHLWQRIADRYQIPVLPAAIDANQPDFGFWQWLIEHPEIPLCITEGAKKAGSLLTGGYAAVALPGVFGGYRVPRDNEGNRIGKSRLIPQLLKLATPGRTIYIAFDQDTKPTAIKAVNAAIRQLGYLLTQKKCSVKIITWNPEQGKGIDDLIAENGQAALDEAYERAVPLDTWKAQSLSRLTYLADVQLNQRYLGELSIPKDAKLIGIKSPKGTGKTQFLEGIVKEALERKQWVLVIGHRVRLVESLCQRFGLNYITEVRCSDSGTALGYGLCIDSLHPTSQAQFEALNWSDGVVIIDEVEQVLWHGLDSSTCSNNRVAILKSLKTLMQNVLGGEGQVFVADADLSDISMDYLISLSGVPLQPLIVQNDWKPGASESWQVHHYTENKPERLVQDLERHIQDGGKPFVCLSAQKRGSQWGTCTLEAYLQQRFPTAKILRIDAESLAEPSHPAYGCMSNLNQVLPNYDIVLASPAIETGVSIDLRGHFTSVWGIAQGIQSENSVRQALGRVRENVPRCLWVAAYGFNRVGNGSTSIPGLLTSGQSLTQLNIKLLQQSDFDALDDLEMGFQAESLLCWAKMAVRHNASMHKYRESVLAALLAEGHHIVEAPLKDCGLGKVGAERLAKNPTSNIQNLKLDGDEAESETNSLTMAIAAVRNQNYQAECEAIAYAPDLSVRQYQSLQKQLVKTPFQRRALRKHELKLRYGIPVTPPLVAKDDEGWYFKLLLHYFLTLGRDYLAQRDAAFARRLIELGGGSIFLPDFNRSQLGATIGTMELLGVPVLLEDQGRELRSTDEDLKAMAKLALSNRAAIKTTLGIGLAQNATPIIIIRRLLDKIGYGIRCIGRESKRLNRVRVYQVVHPEDGRFEVFQQWLAFGSQLLDISDQRLYPNSKWVDDTAGAADLGEQVEYVQLCLNL; encoded by the coding sequence GTGAATTATCTCCAAGAGTGGGACGCCGCTGCTGTCGATGACCAGCTAACCCGCCTTAACGTTATACCTTTAAACGGCTCTTGCCCATCCGACTATTTACTTTACGCCGATGCACTACAAAGACGGAATGATGGTCGAGTGAGCCACCACATCCTCAAGCGTTATGAACACACAGAACAGGGAGGTTGGTGGTGTTCCGGGATTGACCTACTCACGGGTGAAGACGACCTCTGGGGCTGTTTTAAACCTAGTGTGCCTCGTCGTAGTGTGAATGCTGGAAAGTTAATTAAGTATGAACATCCTCCCCTAGCACCCACAGGATTGTTTGCGCTGCGCGTTCCGCTTCACCTATGGCAGCGCATTGCTGATCGCTACCAAATCCCCGTGCTACCCGCAGCAATCGACGCCAATCAACCGGATTTTGGCTTTTGGCAGTGGCTGATCGAACACCCGGAAATTCCCTTGTGCATTACCGAGGGAGCCAAAAAGGCCGGGTCATTACTCACAGGGGGTTATGCTGCGGTCGCATTACCAGGAGTATTCGGTGGCTATCGCGTGCCACGAGACAATGAGGGGAATCGCATCGGCAAGTCTCGTCTCATCCCCCAGTTACTCAAACTGGCAACCCCAGGGAGAACCATTTATATTGCCTTCGACCAAGACACAAAACCCACTGCCATCAAGGCCGTCAACGCCGCCATCCGACAATTGGGCTATCTATTAACACAAAAAAAATGTTCTGTCAAGATTATCACTTGGAATCCAGAACAAGGGAAAGGAATTGATGACCTCATTGCGGAAAACGGTCAAGCGGCATTAGACGAAGCTTACGAGAGGGCAGTACCGCTCGATACTTGGAAAGCGCAATCTTTGTCTCGCCTGACTTATCTGGCTGATGTACAGCTCAATCAACGCTATCTGGGAGAACTTTCTATACCGAAGGACGCCAAACTGATTGGCATCAAATCTCCCAAAGGCACGGGTAAGACCCAGTTTTTAGAAGGTATTGTCAAAGAAGCCCTAGAGCGCAAGCAGTGGGTTTTGGTGATTGGTCATCGAGTGCGCCTGGTGGAGTCTCTATGCCAACGTTTCGGACTCAACTATATTACTGAGGTGCGTTGCTCAGACTCCGGTACAGCATTAGGGTACGGTCTTTGCATTGACTCCCTGCATCCCACCTCTCAAGCTCAATTTGAGGCTCTCAACTGGTCGGATGGGGTGGTGATTATTGATGAAGTCGAGCAAGTTTTGTGGCATGGGTTGGACTCTAGTACCTGTAGTAACAATCGGGTGGCTATCCTCAAATCGCTGAAAACCTTGATGCAGAATGTATTGGGGGGCGAAGGACAGGTTTTTGTCGCCGATGCTGACTTGAGTGACATCTCGATGGATTACCTGATTTCTCTATCAGGCGTTCCTCTCCAACCCTTGATTGTTCAGAATGATTGGAAACCCGGAGCGAGTGAATCCTGGCAGGTTCATCACTACACAGAAAATAAGCCAGAACGATTGGTGCAAGACTTGGAACGGCACATTCAAGACGGGGGAAAACCCTTTGTCTGTCTCTCGGCTCAGAAACGGGGGAGTCAGTGGGGGACTTGCACGTTGGAAGCTTACCTGCAACAGCGATTCCCCACAGCCAAGATACTGCGGATTGATGCGGAATCCCTAGCCGAGCCATCTCATCCGGCTTATGGATGCATGAGCAACCTAAATCAGGTTTTGCCGAATTATGACATTGTCTTAGCGAGTCCGGCGATTGAAACGGGAGTGAGTATTGATCTGCGAGGGCATTTCACCTCGGTTTGGGGTATCGCTCAAGGAATTCAAAGTGAGAACTCAGTGCGTCAGGCGCTAGGACGAGTGCGTGAAAATGTGCCTCGATGTCTGTGGGTGGCAGCTTATGGTTTTAATCGGGTTGGCAATGGTTCGACTTCAATTCCTGGGTTGCTCACATCGGGGCAAAGTCTGACGCAGCTCAATATTAAGTTATTACAGCAATCGGACTTTGATGCCTTGGATGATTTGGAGATGGGGTTTCAGGCAGAATCTCTGTTGTGTTGGGCTAAGATGGCGGTTCGGCATAATGCCTCGATGCACAAGTACCGAGAATCTGTGCTGGCAGCACTGCTAGCGGAAGGTCATCATATCGTTGAAGCTCCCTTGAAAGATTGTGGCTTAGGAAAGGTAGGGGCTGAGCGGTTAGCGAAAAATCCAACATCCAACATCCAAAATCTAAAATTGGATGGGGATGAGGCTGAAAGTGAAACGAATTCGCTGACAATGGCGATCGCGGCGGTAAGAAACCAAAATTATCAGGCAGAGTGTGAAGCGATCGCCTACGCCCCAGATCTCAGTGTACGTCAGTATCAATCGCTACAAAAACAGTTGGTCAAAACTCCATTCCAACGACGGGCACTTCGCAAGCATGAGTTAAAGTTGCGCTATGGTATACCGGTTACGCCTCCATTGGTCGCCAAGGATGACGAGGGCTGGTACTTTAAGCTGTTACTTCATTACTTTCTCACCTTGGGGCGGGACTATTTGGCTCAACGGGATGCCGCTTTTGCGCGTCGCCTAATTGAGTTGGGGGGTGGTAGTATCTTCCTGCCAGATTTCAACCGTTCCCAATTGGGAGCCACGATTGGCACCATGGAACTTTTAGGGGTTCCGGTGTTGCTGGAAGATCAGGGACGAGAGTTAAGAAGTACGGATGAAGACTTGAAGGCAATGGCGAAATTGGCCCTTTCTAACCGTGCTGCGATCAAGACGACTTTGGGAATTGGACTGGCACAAAATGCGACTCCGATCATTATTATTAGACGCCTTTTGGATAAAATCGGCTATGGTATCCGGTGTATCGGTCGTGAGAGCAAGCGGTTAAATCGGGTACGAGTGTATCAAGTGGTTCATCCTGAAGATGGTCGCTTTGAGGTATTTCAACAATGGTTAGCGTTTGGCTCTCAGCTTTTAGATATTTCTGATCAGCGGCTTTATCCGAATTCAAAATGGGTGGATGATACAGCAGGGGCTGCGGATTTAGGTGAACAAGTTGAGTATGTTCAGCTTTGTCTCAATCTTTGA
- a CDS encoding Hsp20/alpha crystallin family protein gives MALVRWNPWRELNTLQSQIDRLFDDTLTPAPSWERGLLRVPPAEIKETEEAIHLKLEVPGLDAKDLDVQVTENAVSISGERKSETKTEESGKTHSEFHYGKFQRVIPLPARIQNTNVTAEYKDGILNLTLPKTDQEKNKVVKVNLEQSVA, from the coding sequence ATGGCATTAGTTCGTTGGAATCCCTGGAGAGAGCTTAACACCCTGCAAAGCCAAATCGATCGCTTATTTGATGACACCCTAACCCCCGCTCCCAGTTGGGAAAGAGGCTTATTGAGAGTTCCTCCGGCTGAGATAAAAGAAACAGAAGAGGCGATCCATCTGAAGCTAGAAGTTCCAGGACTAGACGCAAAAGACCTGGATGTACAAGTTACAGAAAATGCCGTTTCTATCAGCGGTGAGCGTAAGTCAGAAACAAAAACTGAAGAAAGCGGGAAAACCCACAGCGAATTCCATTACGGCAAATTCCAGCGTGTGATTCCCTTACCGGCTCGGATTCAAAATACCAACGTCACAGCAGAATACAAAGACGGAATTCTGAATCTGACACTCCCCAAAACAGACCAAGAGAAGAATAAAGTTGTCAAAGTAAATCTAGAGCAATCCGTTGCCTAA